A genomic stretch from Alosa sapidissima isolate fAloSap1 chromosome 3, fAloSap1.pri, whole genome shotgun sequence includes:
- the LOC121705553 gene encoding uncharacterized protein LOC121705553: MACVAVFTTMACVAVFTTMACVAVFTTMACVAVFTTMACVAVFTFRKEGDILVGCGSVRLDSRIVGGRNASAGRWPWQVSLHWLGSHICGGTLISDQWVITAAHCFSSFPIHFTWTVYLGRETQDTSSPNANPHEVAHSVKAIVRHPDYSAGDFTNDVALVRLREPVEFTAYVWPICLPSNTSRFPPGTACWTTGWGNTGFGESLPFPMALQEVAVTVAGNRKCECRLKDTLQVDITPSMLCAGGVTGKGACHGDSGGPLQCRLGSVWVLAGVTNFGIPCATGVAPDGYARVSAFEPWIRDTVRHSDVGFVHFTSNRPDEDRNFNCNRTNRREGTVKLPEQNRSSPAIFLEGTFKYFGLVYGQIFLNNDGYLTFDGSTPLEPPSSFPAHSNTDVIAPLWANLDNRVRGTISYQQVTNGSILHLATRDINEYFPHLNFSASWVFIASWGKVALSSQPESGVSAQLVLVSDGDLSFVLMNYGDIETANARAGYDTAGSSHYFWVPMETTSELQHTSNMFTPGRWVFRVDGGDVTSGHSRATADECGVSAKPPSQLSARITGGQDAQPGSWPWQVSIHRLGRHECGGSLINHEWVISAAHCFQSSCTAPLAVYLGRLRQVGSISNEVRRSILAIVRHPDYDSVSNDNDVALVRLSSPVRYTSYIKPVCLAASASTFITDTKSWVTGWGFVQQGVPLPSPQTLQEVEVLVVGNKQCSCSYGELTDNMICAGVPAGGKDACQADSGGPLVSRQDSIWVLSGVVSFGEGCGRPGYPGIYTRVSRYQDWITSFTSEDLPGFVQFDSEGPDTDNDYTCPSPTPPGPSTPPTTTNRPSTTLLSDTTPIAITTTTTNRPSTTPLPVTMPTTVSMTTTATTNISGTFYPFGDESTMSPPQQNDSSLLIFLEGTFKYFGLAYSQIYLNNDGYLTFDGSTPLEPPSSFPAHSNTDVIAPLWANLDNRVRGTISYQQVTNGSILHLATRDINEYFPHLNFSASWVFIASWEKVAFSSQPESFGYDTAGSSHYFSVPVNSTTDLRHTSNVDHTGRWAFRTDEGNAPSGQRCGLPTYPEPTPDNRIVGGQDAQPGSWPWQASIHRSGRHACGGSLINNQWVISVAHCFLSSCTAHLTVYLGRYRQEGSNPNEVRRGVMAIARHPNYDFITSNNDIALIRLSYPVRYTAFIKPVCLAASASVFITGTESWVTGWGRIQEGVPLPSPQTLQEVEVLVVGNKQCSCSYGKLTDNMICAGVPAGGKDSCQADSGGPLVSRQDSIWVLSGIISFGRGCGRPGYPGVYTRVSQYQDWITSFTSEDLPGFVQFDSEGPDTDNDYTCPSPIPPGPSTPPTTTNRPSTTLLSDTTPIAITTTYTTNISTSSATSLPTTPIIPSSTIRQSTMSKHTMPSSTPDDHSVTSSTYPSTSAIIKTSVQSTTRSSTATLICNHNCSHQRCYANHSYFDICYFCIGRFCNHNCCYQRCYANHGYFDICYLCNGRCCNHNCGDQRCNANHSYFDICYFCNGRCCNHNCSHQQCYANHSYFGICYFCNGHCCNHNCCYQQCYANHSYFGICYFCNRRCCNHNCCYQLCYANHSYFDICYLCNGHCCNHNCCYQRCYANHRYFDICYFP, encoded by the exons ATGGCCTGTGTCGCTGTGTTCACTACCATGGCCTGTGTTGCTGTGTTCACTACCATGGCCTGTGTCGCTGTGTTCACTACCATGGCCTGTGTTGCTGTGTTCACTACCATGGCCTGTGTTGCTGTGTTCACATTCAGGAAGGAAGGAGACATACTAGTGG GCTGTGGCTCGGTCCGTCTGGACAGCCGTATTGTCGGGGGCAGGAATGCCTCGGCGGGCAGATGGCCATGGCAGGTGAGCCTACACTGGCTAGGGAGTCACATCTGCGGGGGGACCCTCATTAGCGACCAGTGGGTCATCACGGCCGCACACTGCTTCTCCAG CTTCCCAATCCACTTCACCTGGACGGTGTACCTGGGCCGAGAGACACAGGATACGTCCAGCCCGAACGCCAACCCTCATGAGGTGGCACACAGTGTTAAAGCCATCGTCCGCCACCCCGACTACAGCGCGGGGGACTTCACTAACGACGTGGCCCTGGTGAGACTAAGAGAGCCGGTGGAGTTCACCGCCTACGTCTGGCCCATCTGCCTGCCCTCCAACACCAGCAGGTTCCCACCGGGAACGGCCTGCTGGACCACCGGCTGGGGCAACACGGGCTTTGGAG AGTCCCTCCCCTTCCCAATGGCACTACAGGAAGTGGCGGTGACGGTGGCAGGAAACAGGAAGTGTGAGTGCCGGTTGAAGGACACACTCCAGGTGGACATAACTCCCAGCATGCTCTGCGCTGGAGGGGTTACGGGGAAAGGGGCATGCCAT GGAGACTCAGGGGGTCCCCTCCAGTGTCGGCTGGGCTCTGTGTGGGTGCTGGCGGGGGTGACCAACTTTGGCATCCCCTGTGCCACGGGTGTGGCCCCCGACGGTTACGCCCGCGTGTCGGCGTTTGAGCCGTGGATCAGAGACACCGTGCGCCACTCGGACGTGGGCTTCGTCCACTTCACCTCAAACAGACCTGACGAGGACCGAAACTTCAACTGCAACCGCACTAACA GACGTGAAGGCACTGTAAAACTTCCTGAGCAGAACAGAAGTTCTCCCGCCATCTTCCTGGAGGGCACATTCAAATATTTCGGCCTTGTTTATGGACAGATATTT CTGAACAACGACGGCTATCTGACCTTTGATGGGTCCACACCTCTGGAGCCTCCCAGCAGTTTCCCTGCGCACTCCAACACGGACGTCATCGCCCCGCTGTGGGCGAACTTAGACAACAGGGTTCGAGGAACCATCTCTTACCAGCAGGTCACTAATGGCTCCATTCTACACCTGGCCACTAGGGACATAAACGAGTACTTCCCGCACCTCAACTTCTCTGCTTCCTGGGTGTTCATCGCTTCCTGGGGGAAGGTTGCGCTCTCCTCCCAGCCAGAGTCA GGCGTGTCTGCCCAGCTGGTCTTGGTGTCTGATGGGGATCTGTCTTTTGTCCTGATGAACTATGGAGACATAGAGACAGCCAACGCCCGG GCTGGCTATGACACCGCCGGATCCTCGCACTACTTTTGGGTTCCCATGGAAACGACCTCAGAGCTCCAGCACACCAGCAACATGTTCACTCCAGGCCGCTGGGTGTTCCGTGTCGATGGAG GCGATGTGACCAGTGGCCACAGCAGAGCTACAGCTGACGAGTGTGGCGTCTCGGCGAAGCCCCCGTCACAGCTCAGTGCCAGGATCACCGGGGGCCAGGACGCCCAGCCAGGGAGTTGGCCCTGGCAGGTCAGCATACACCGTCTCGGCCGCCACGAGTGTGGGGGCTCCCTGATCAACCACGAGTGGGTCATCTCTGCTGCACACTGCTTCCAAAG TTCCTGCACCGCTCCCCTGGCTGTCTATCTCGGTCGTCTTCGTCAGGTGGGCAGCATCTCCAACGAGGTCCGCCGAAGCATCCTGGCGATTGTCCGACACCCTGATTACGACAGCGTCTCCAATGACAATGACGTGGCTCTCGTCCGCTTGAGCTCGCCGGTCCGCTACACGTCCTACATCAAACCCGTTTGCCTGGCAGCGAGCGCCAGCACGTTCATCACTGACACCAAAAGCTGGGTCACTGGCTGGGGATTCGTCCAACAAGGAG tgcccctcccctccccacagaCCTTACAGGAAGTGGAGGTGTTGGTGGTGGGAAACAAACAGTGCAGCTGCTCTTATGGAGAACTCACAGACAACATGATCTGTGCAGGTGTGCCCGCAGGTGGCAAAGACGCTTGCCAG GCTGATTCAGGAGGGCCCTTGGTGAGCAGACAGGACTCTATCTGGGTTCTCTCTGGGGTTGTAAGTTTCGGGGAAGGCTGTGGTCGCCCCGGTTACCCGGGCATCTACACGAGGGTGTCGCGGTACCAGGACTGGATCACCTCTTTCACCTCAGAAGACCTGCCGGGCTTCGTACAGTTTGATTCTGAGGGACCTGACACAGATAATGACTACACCTGTCCCAGCCCAACACCACCAGGGCCCAGCACGCCACCAACCACTACAAACAGGCCTTCCACCACTTTGCTGTCAGACACAACACCCATAGCCATAACTACAACCACTACAAACAGGCCTTCCACTACTCCCCTTCCAGTGACAATGCCCACCACTGTTTCTATGACAACAACTGCTACAACCAACATCAGCG GTACATTTTATCCATTTGGAGATGAAAGTACTATGAGCCCTCCGCAGCAGAACGACAGTTCCTTACTGATCTTCCTGGAAGGGACATTTAAATACTTTGGCCTTGCTTACAGCCAGATATAT CTGAACAACGACGGCTATCTGACCTTTGATGGGTCCACACCTCTGGAGCCTCCCAGCAGTTTCCCTGCGCACTCCAACACGGACGTCATCGCCCCGCTGTGGGCAAACTTAGACAACAGGGTTCGAGGAACCATCTCTTACCAGCAGGTCACTAATGGCTCCATTCTACACCTGGCCACTAGGGACATAAACGAGTACTTCCCGCACCTCAACTTCTCTGCTTCCTGGGTGTTCATCGCTTCCTGGGAGAAGGTTGCGTTCTCCTCCCAGCCAGAGTCA tttggttatgacacaGCTGGATCCTCCCACTACTTTTCAGTCCCTGTGAATAGCACAACAGACCTCCGTCACACAAGCAATGTTGACCACACAGGTCGCTGGGCATTCCGCACGGATGAAG GGAACGCACCCAGTGGTCAGAGGTGTGGGCTTCCCACTTACCCTGAGCCCACCCCTGACAATAGGATAGTCGGGGGCCAGGACGCCCAACCAGGAAGCTGGCCCTGGCAGGCCAGCATACACCGCTCTGGACGCCATGCCTGTGGAGGGTCCCTCATAAACAACCAGTGGGTCATCTCTGTTGCACACTGCTTTCTCAG TTCCTGCACAGCTCATCTGACTGTTTATCTCGGTCGTTATCGCCAAGAAGGCAGCAACCCCAACGAGGTTCGACGAGGTGTCATGGCAATCGCCAGACACCCTAATTATGACTTCATTACGTCTAACAATGACATAGCGCTCATTCGACTCAGCTATCCCGTCCGCTACACGGCCTTCATTAAACCCGTTTGCCTGGCAGCAAGCGCCAGTGTGTTTATTACAGGCACAGAGAGCTGGGTCACTGGCTGGGGACGCATCCAAGAAGGAG TGCCCCTCCCTTCCCCACAGACCTTACAGGAAGTGGAGGTGTTGGTGGTGGGAAACAAACAGTGCAGCTGCTCTTATGGAAAACTCACAGACAACATGATCTGTGCAGGTGTGCCCGCAGGTGGCAAAGACTCTTGCCAG GCTGATTCAGGCGGACCCTTGGTGAGCAGACAGGACTCTATCTGGGTTCTCTCAGGGATCATAAGTTTCGGAAGAGGCTGTGGTCGCCCCGGTTACCCGGGCGTCTACACGAGGGTGTCGCAGTACCAGGATTGGATCACCTCCTTCACCTCAGAAGACCTGCCGGGCTTCGTACAGTTTGATTCTGAGGGACCTGACACAGATAATGACTACACCTGTCCCAGCCCAATACCACCAGGGCCCAGCACGCCACCAACCACTACAAACAGGCCTTCCACCACTTTGCTGTCAGACACAACACCCATAGCCATAACTACAACCTATACAACAAACATTAGCACGTCCTCCGCTACTTCACTGCCTACAACTCCCATAATTCCATCCTCAACAATCAGGCAGAGCACAATGTCCAAGCATACAATGCCTTCCTCAACCCCTGATGACCATTCCGTCACTTCTAGCACATATCCATCCACTTCTGCCATTATCAAAACCAGCGTCCAATCCACAACACGTTCCTCAACAGCCACACT CATCTGTAACCACAACTGCAGCCACCAGCGATGCTACGCTAACCACAGCTACTTCGACATCTGTTACTTCTGTATCGGACGCTTCTGTAACCACAACTGCTGCTACCAGCGATGCTACGCTAACCACGGCTACTTCGACATCTGTTACTTATGTAACGGACGCTGCTGTAACCACAACTGCGGCGACCAGCGATGCAACGCTAACCACAGCTACTTCGACATCTGTTACTTCTGTAACGGACGCTGCTGTAACCACAACTGCAGCCACCAGCAATGCTACGCTAACCACAGCTACTTCGGCATCTGTTACTTCTGTAACGGACACTGCTGTAACCACAACTGCTGCTACCAGCAATGCTACGCTAACCACAGCTACTTCGGCATCTGTTACTTCTGTAACAGACGCTGTTGTAACCACAACTGCTGCTACCAGCTATGCTACGCTAACCACAGCTACTTCGACATCTGTTATCTCTGTAACGGACACTGTTGTAACCACAACTGCTGCTACCAGCGATGCTACGCTAACCACAGGTACTTCGACATCTGTTATTTCCCCTGA
- the LOC121706179 gene encoding complement C1q-like protein 4 yields the protein MSGLVMIGIRLLIAMALLLTLEACQEFEDIHKPPVPPTWPCVCNFPSAPGPRGVRGPPGRMGPRGPPGAMGSPGVQGMPAPPCTQRKSHGGKRKKKASRPARGQGIGICV from the exons ATGTCCGGCTTGGTGATGATCGGGATCAGACTGCTGATCGCCATGGCACTGCTGCTGACATTGGAGGCCT GTCAAGAGTTTGAG GACATTCATAAACCTCCTgtccctccaacatggccg TGTGTCTGTAATTTTCCTTCTGCTCCCGGTCCTCGT GGTGTCCGAGGGCCTCCAGGACGAATGGGACCTCGTGGCCCTCCTGGGGCTATG GGTTCTCCAGGTGTACAGGGAATGCCTGCCCCCCCCTGCACTCAAA GAAAGAGTCACggtggaaaaagaaagaaaaaagcctCAAGACCTGCGAGAGGACAGGGAATAGGAATTTGTGTTTAG